A single window of Amphiura filiformis chromosome 17, Afil_fr2py, whole genome shotgun sequence DNA harbors:
- the LOC140137030 gene encoding acetylcholinesterase-like — protein sequence MVQLLYFALLIVAAYAQSNPVETITTGRIKGKRITVNGSTEVDAFLGIPFAEPISGERRFKHPVAKASWNGVFNAREYGHGCWQLKDTRFPGFAGTEKWIPTVSFSDDCLNLNVWVPYPRPQNGAVLVWIHGGGYYAGVSSLAMYDGKYLAALEQMIIVSMNYRVGAFGFLATGDSSAPGNQGLYDQAMALQWVQDNIAGGASVAFHLLSPVSRSLFQRAIIESAGITSRWAYITKEAGLERAKLIAQNLGCLEDENGEEQDISDMIQCMQDVDANELLAASPGLLVSFFEPFYTPVYDGIFLPDDPTDAQDQGSFKQCELLIGSNANEGNLFLDYRVPGFSRDDESLIDYDSYIAALEYIFPRLNSFGLNAIAFQYRPWKTPNNQSLLRDAVGLAAGDNGFTCPTVELVKAYAKEGNQVYYYQFEERASNNPYPEWMGVLHGDEIPYVFGLPLDSSFGYSSREGELSRKLMSFWANFARTGNPNSDTTDPADPLYWPQYDVETQKFLVLDESLADGTGTTGSGVKPLECAFWRDYLPDLVEQTGDIDTT from the exons ATGGTTCAGCTTTTGTATTTCGCTCTGCTGATAGTTGCAGCTTACGCTCAATCGAATCCTGTAgaaacaatcacgactggacgtATCAAGGGAAAGCGCATTACTGTTAATGGTAGTACGGAAGTAGACGCCTTCCTCGGCATTCCTTTTGCGGAACCCATCTCTGGAGAAAGAAGGTTTAAACATCCTGTAGCGAAGGCATCATGGAATGGTGTATTCAATGCTAGAGAGTATGGGCATGGATGTTGGCAACTAAAAGACACAAGGTTTCCTGGATTTGCAGGAACTGAAAAATGGATCCCAACAGTCAGCTTCAGCGATGACTGCTTGAATCTTAATGTCTGGGTTCCATATCCTAGGCCACAAAATGGTGCGGTATTGGTTTGGATTCACGGAGGGGGATATTATGCTGGAGTTAGCTCCTTAGCTATGTATGATGGAAAATACTTGGCAGCATTGGAACAAATGATTATTGTGTCAATGAATTACAGAGTAGGGGCATTTGGATTTCTTGCGACTGGAGATTCTAGTGCACCTGGAAATCAAGGACTTTACGATCAAGCCATGGCATTACAGTGGGTACAAGATAACATCGCGGGTGGTGCAAGCGTCGCTTTCCATTTGCTCTCGCCAGTTTCCCGATCGCTTTTTCAGCGTGCTATAATTGAAAGTGCTGGTATTACATCACGGTGGGCATATATTACCAAAGAGGCAGGTTTAGAACGCGCCAAACTCATTGCACAGAATCTAGGATGTTTGGAAGACGAAAATGGTGAAGAACAAGATATTTCAGATATGATCCAATGTATGCAAGACGTTGATGCAAACGAATTGTTGGCTGCATCCCCAGGCCTGTTAGTAAGTTTCTTTGAGCCTTTTTATACACCTGTGTATGACGGGATATTTCTTCCTGACGATCCTACTGATGCTCAAGATCAGGGCAGCTTTAAGCAGTGTGAATTGCTTATTGGAAGCAACGCCAATGAAGGCAACCTGTTTTTAGATTACAGAGTTCCTGGTTTCAGCAGAGACGATGAAAGTCTAATTGATTACGACAGTTATATTGCAGCGCTCGAGTACATTTTTCCAAGATTGAATTCCTTTGGGTTAAATGCCATCGCATTTCAGTATAGACCGTGGAAAACACCTAATAATCAAAGCCTTCTCAGGGATGCAGTAGGTCTTGCAGCGGGAGACAACGGATTTACTTGTCCTACAGTTGAGTTGGTTAAAGCGTATGCCAAAGAGGGCAACCAAGTCTACTATTACCAGTTTGAAGAGCGTGCGTCCAACAATCCATATCCAGAATGGATGGGTGTTCTTCATGGTGATGAGATTCCCTATGTCTTTGGACTTCCTCTTGACTCATCATTTGGTTACAGCAGTAGGGAGGGAGAACTGAGTAGGAAACTGATGAGTTTCTGGGCAAATTTTGCAAGAACTGG AAATCCGAATTCCGATACCACTGACCCGGCTGATCCACTTTATTGGCCACAATACGATGTCGAGACCCAGAAATTCTTGGTACTGGACGAGTCACTTGCCGATGGAACCGGGACTACAGGTAGTGGTGTAAAGCCACTGGAATGTGCTTTTTGGAGAGATTATCTGCCCGATCTCGTTGagcaaacag GTGACATCGACACTACCTGA